The Macrobrachium rosenbergii isolate ZJJX-2024 chromosome 46, ASM4041242v1, whole genome shotgun sequence genome has a window encoding:
- the LOC136830451 gene encoding calcium-binding and coiled-coil domain-containing protein 1-like produces MDDDDDEICTAGKISLFKEEMEDGKEETCFLLDEINTRNCNEAALMRTNEEYLDEVMEGQQNCEKPGRHRDLAEQENKRLMKKIEELEEALIQKSKEVVNLNDQLAAKEEECHRNGKQLEELRSQAEDNDFYCGYLEEKVKAHEAERKKTDRGDHRARREIACLTARSLCSRKKS; encoded by the coding sequence ATGGACGATGACGACGACGAAATCTGCACTGCCGGAAAGATCTCTCTCTTCAAGGAGGAAATGGAAGATGGTAAGGAGGAGACTTGTTTCCTCCTTGATGAAATCAACACCAGGAATTGTAACGAAGCAGCTCTAATGAGAACGAACGAAGAATATCTCGACGAAGTAATGGAAGGACAGCAAAACTGCGAAAAGCCAGGAAGACATCGCGACCTTGCTGAACAGGAGAATAAACGGCTGATGAAGAAAATCGAGGAACTGGAGGAAGCATTGATCCAGAAGTCCAAGGAAGTAGTAAATCTAAACGACCAACTTGCAGCTAAAGAGGAAGAATGTCACAGGAACGGAAAACAACTGGAGGAACTGCGCTCTCAAGCTGAGGACAATGACTTCTACTGTGGCTACCTCGAAGAGAAGGTGAAGGCCCACGAAGCCGAGAGGAAAAAGACGGATCGAGGCGACCACAGAGCTCGACGAGAGATTGCTTGCCTCACAGCCAGAAGTCTCTGTTCTCGCAAGAAATCCTGA